The segment TATGAAATTTTACCCTTTATTAATTTAAATTCAGGTTTAAGATACAATGAAACTGACTTAAAAAGTATTAACGAAAAAACAAATTTTAATACAAAAAAAATTATAAAAATTATTGATTTATCATTATTTTTCTCTTTTATTCCTATGAACTTAGATAATTTCATTAATGATAATAATATTGATGCTATATACATTGATTTATCTAAATCTTTTGGAATCCCAATAAATTATATAATTTTTTATTTTAAAAGTCTAAATATATTTGATTGCAAAATAATTTTTCAAAAATTTGACGATGTTAATGTTAAAATTTCTATTATTTCAATGATCAAATTTTTTAAAAAGTTTGGAGTATATAAACTTATAAATCTTACTACTAGAAATTACTATTTTATTTATAATAAACTTAATGAAATAGCTAACTCTTCAATTCATAATAATAAAATTAAATTTAAATTAAATCAAATTCCTTCTAATTATTCAAAATATAACAAAGATTATTTAAGAAAATTTCCATCCTTTTTGATTCCAATTGAGTTTGAGTCAGATAAATTAGCATCAGAAATATATAATAAGCTTTTAGAAAATAAAATATTTACTGAACTTTATAAAAATTTTATTATAATTTCACCCTCTTTTTATAATACCCTTGAAGACTTTAATCTATTTTTAGACACATTAAAAGAAATATAAAAAACAAAATTTAATTATAATTTTAAATAAAAAATTATAAAATAAGAACTTAAAATATAATCTATATTTTAAAAAATCTTATCTGAAAAATAATTGATATATACCACATATTAAATTTATCAATAAATGGATAATTTATATCATTTGCATTTGTAGAAAAATTAGAATTTGTTAATTGTAAATATATTTGTCCATCAGTTCTGGAACCCAACATAAAACCTATACCAACACCAAAAAACCAATAAAAACTCTTATATAAAAACATTTTATTATCTACAAGTGTTGTATTAGTAGCCGGATTAACAAGATCAAATAAAAGAGAAAATCCAATCCCTATGTTTGAAAAAATAGAAAAGGGTGCAGAAACAGGAAATCTAATTCGAAGGGTCCCATAAAAAGGAATAATAAAAGAACTAGAGTCTTTATAAATTTGATTTAATTTTGACCATTTAATTCCTGTAAAAATAATATCTGAACCTAATCCATAAAAAACAGATTCATCAAAATCTTTACCAAACTCAAGCTTTACATGAGTTCCTGAAATAAAACCAAAACTTGTCCCGAAAGGAAAGACAAAACCAAATCCTGGAGTAAAAGCTGAATTTTGGGCATAAACAATTTCAAATTCAAACAAGCTTAAAAATATTATAAAAAATAGAAAATATTTTAATTTGATTTCCCTTTTTTTCGTTAGATTATAAAAATTCATAGCATTTTCCTATTTAAAAATCAAAATTATCTATAAAATTCATTTCTTCTTTTAAAATTTTCGATTCATTAACAAATTTCTTAAATCAAGATTCTTATCGATTTCTTCTACGACTTTATCAACAATACTTGAAGAAAGACCTATATAATTTTCAGGATAAAGATTTATTAACCTATTTCTATCAGCTTCATTTATATCTAGAGTTTTAACAAATTCATTTAATACTTCAAAATTTATTTTTCTACCTCTAGTAAATCCTTTCAATATTTCATAACCATTTTTGATTTTATTTTTTCTCATTATAGTTTGTATAGCTTCCGATAAAACTTCAGGATTCTCCATTAAATCTCTTTTTGTTTTTTCTTCATTTAATTCTATTTTTTCGAGTCCTTTTATAAGAGAACTCAAACCAATATTAAAATATGAAAAAACCAGAGAAAGATTTCTTAATAGAGTAGAATCTGTTAAATCTCTTTGCATCAAACTCACTATCAATCTTCTAGATAAAAACTGAGCTATATTTTGTGAAATTTCAAAATTTCCCCATGCATTTTCAAAATCTATTGGATTAACTTTATGAGGCATAGTAGAACTTCCAACTTCTGTTTCAACTTTTTTCAGTTTTAAATAATCATTTGAGATATATAGCCAGAAGTCTCTACATAAATCAATTAAAACACCATTCAATATAGAAAATTCATTTAATATTCTACTAATAAAATCATGTGGCTCAATTTGTTTTGTAACAATGTTTTGTGAAATACCAAGGGAATTTAAGAATCTTTTAGTAAATTCTATCCAATCAATTTCCGGATAAGCTAAAAAATGTGCTGCAAAATTACCTGTTGCTCCATTTATTTTACCATATATATCAATAGAAAGAATATTTTTAGTAGAATCAAAAATTCTTTTTAAAAAATAACTTACCTCTTTTCCAAAAGTAGTAGGAGTTGCTGGTTGGCCATGAGTTTTGGAAAGCATAGGGCTATCTTTATATTTCAAAGATAACTCTTTAATTTTAAAAATAATTATCTGAATTTCTTTTATAAAAATTTCTCTTAAATAATCCTTTATCATTAAAGCATAGGAAAGATTATTAATATCTTCAGAAGTTAAACAAAAATGAATAAACTCATTTTCATCAATTTGACAAATTTCTTTGAGAAAATATTCAACAGCTTTCACATCATGGTTTGTTATTTTTTCAATTTCTTTAATTCTTCTTGCATCTTCAATCGAAAAATTATCAATTTTGGAAATCAATTTATTTAACTTATCCTTTTCTTTTATTTCAATTTTTAAATTTTCAATCAAAAAAAGAAACCACTTTATTTCAACGTAAATCCTTCTTTTTATTAATCCATATTCTGAAAAAATTTCTCTTAAATTATTTACTTTTTCTCTATATCTCCCATCAATTGGAGATAAAGAAAATAGTGGATCTAAAAAGATATCAAATGAATTCATATAAACCTCTAATTTTTTTATAATAGATGTTTACTTTTATACCAAAAAAAAGTTTCCTCAATCATACTATCAATATCATATTGAAAAGTATACCCTGAATTTAAAAATAAATCTTTATTATAAATCCAATTTTTTTTTGAAATTTCAATTATTTTTTCAAAATTTATTATTGATTGATTTTTTTGAAATAAATTTATAAAATATACTATTATTGCAAAAATTATAACGAAAAAAATTGGGACATTAATATATATATAATTACCTTTTTTATTTGCAAGATCTCTAACTTTATTAATAAAATATTTAAAATCAAGAGGATTTTTATAACCTATATGTATAACTTTATTATTAAAATTTTTAAAATTAATTATAAAAAATTTTATTATCTGCGTTACTTCCTTAGAATATATTACATCAAATTGAAAATTTTTACCAATACCAAAAATTAATTTTTTTAGAACCATTTTAAATAAATTCAACCCATCCATATCATAAGGACCGAGAATTGATGGAAATCTTAATATAATAAAATCTTTAATTTTTTCTTTTATATATAACTCAGCTTTTAATTTACTTTTACCATAGTTACTTATTGGATTTTCAATATCTTTTTCAGAAATTAAACTTCCTTTTTTTGAAGGACCACATGATGATTGAGATGAAAAAAATATAAACTTTATTATTTTATAATCATTATTATTTTTATCTATATTAATATTTTTATTATTAATATTATTCAAATTTATCTCAAAAATTGCATCAACTATATTTTTTGTTAAACAAAAATTATATTTGTAATAATCTATCTTTCTCTTTGCCTTAGTAACCCCCGCCAAATGAATTATGAAATCAACATCCTTAATATTTTTTTTTATATCTTCTTTATTAAAAAAATCAACAGTCCTTGTTTCAATTTCTGAACAATTTAATATAAAGTTTTTAATATTTTTAACATTTGAATTTTCCCTAAGTAGTAAAATTAGTTTATAAGGAAACTCTTTATCTTTGTTTTCTTGTTTATATTTATTATTTAATTCAATAAATTCTTGAATTAAATTTTTACCAATAAAACCAGTAGAACCAGTAATACCAATTAACATAGTCACCTCAAATTTATATTATATTTTTTTTGTTATTTTTTATCAAAAAAAATTTAAATCTATCTGGAATTCTACAAATTATACTAACATAATTATTTGTTAAAGGATGCAAAAATTCAATTTTATAAGAATATAACAATAACCCATAATCTTTATAATATTTATCTTTTGGGGAATTGTATATTATATCCCCAACAATTGGAAATCCTCTATCTGCAAATTGTACTCTAATCTGATGTGTCCTGCCAGTAATAAGTTTAATATTTGCAATAAAAAACTCATCAAAAAAAAATATAGGTTTAAATTTAAGTTGGGCAAATTTACCCTCTTTATTTTTAGTTGTAAACTTTAATCTATTAGTTTTGTCTCTACTTATATAATCTTCTAATAAATATATTTTATTTTTAATTAAATTAATTTTGCTTTTATTGTAACATATCGCAAAATAGTATTTTTTAATTTTTCTTTTCTTAAATAATTCTCTAAATTTTTCTTGAGTATATTTATCTTTAGCAAATAAAAGAATTCCTTCTGTATCCTTATCTAATCTATGGATAATACCTGCATCATTTAAATATATTCCTTTCTCAATTAAATATTGCATAATGTAATTACAATATGTATCTTGATAGTGTCCAGCTGATGGATGAACAGGTATTCCTGGTTCTTTTTTTACTATTAAAAAATAATTATCTTCATATATTATATTAATATTTCCTTTTTGGGGAACTATTTTATCAGATATTTCATTATATCTTAGTCTTATAAATATTCTGTCTCCTTTTTTTAATTTTTTTGAAAGTTTACAACTTTTATCATTAATTAATAATTGGTCTATTGAATTTTTAATAAAGGATCTACTTTTATTAATTTTAATAGCTAATACCGTATCTACTCTTTCTCCCTCTTCTAGATCAGTAGCGATAAAAGAATAAATTTCTTCTTTCATAGCCTCTAAGATTTTAGTTTCTTCCAATATTATTATTATCTAAATTTTCTATATCAATTGAATCTTTATTTGAATTTAATCCAGAAATCTTTTCATTTAAAATTTTATTCTTATATTCACTATTTTCATTCTTAATTTTTTCAACATTTGGTTCCTCTATACTTTTAACATCATTCTCTAAACCTTTTACTTCATATTTGTGTTCAAGAAAAATAAAATAAATAATTAACATTATTATCCCAACAGTTACAAATAAATCAGCAAAATTAAATATTGGTAAGCTAGAATAATAAAATCCTTTAAACTTAAAAGTTGGCAATTTTATTTCAATAAAATCTATAACTTTTTTCCTAAATAATCTATCTATAAAATTACCAAATGCTCCACCAATTAAAAAGGAAAAATTTATTAATAAATAATTATTAAGAAGATTCCTTTTATAAATATATATAAAAAATCCAATCAATATAGCAATTGCAATAATTGTTATTATAACAACTCCATTAAATATAGTTCCATCATTTAATTGACCTCCAAAGCCCATCAAAAACCCTCTGTTTTCAATATATGTTAAATATAGTAAATTTTTAATTATTTTAATAGATTGATAAAGATGAAAATTTTTAATGATTAAAAATTTAGTAAATTGATCAATAAATATAGTTAAAAAAACTATTATTACGATTTTTATTAACTTCTTTCTATTATCATACATTTTCATTTTAAAATCCTTTCTTTTCATTAATTACTTATAAATAAAATAATTACAATTATTAAATTAAAATTATAAATGAAAAACAATATAATTATATTTATTATTTATTTTTTAACTTTTTTATTTTTTAAATAATCATTATAAACTATATCAAAACCAAAAATAAAAAAAGTTACGTACATAAGTATTTTCTGATTAGTATCCCACTCTCTATCAAAACTTCCATATATTAAAAAATTATTCAATCTCATCAATTCTCTAAAATAAATATATATAAAAGGAATAGATATAAAGAAAAGTATTTCTGCTCTTCTTAAATATGTCTCTTCTTGTTCATTATCTTTATATATTTTAAAATTTAAGTTAATATTTTCATAAATAAAGTTATTAAAAGTTAAGCTCAAACAATTTTTATTATAGATAAAATTTATAAAATTAAAATTTACAAAAAAATCCCAAACATAAAAATTCAAAAAAAATTTTTTAAATAAAATATTATTTAGATAATTTTTAAAAGTTAGATATTCATTTGCATAAATTGTATTTGACAAAAAAAGAAATAAAATAATAAAAAAGAAAAACTTTAATATAAAATTTAATTCACTCTTAATGATAATTTTTATACCTCAATTATTTTCTTATAATTTTAAAATAAAGAAATAATAAAAATACAAGAATATTAAATATTATATAAAAAATTATAAATAAAATAATTAAAAATATTTGCTTAAAAAAAGTTCAAGCTTTCTATATACCTTTCTATCAATATAATCTTTAGAAGTTTGAACAGCATATTGTAAAGCATTTACGCATTCACAATTTCTTTCTTCAGGTATATCTTTAAAAATTTCTCTAATAATAACCTTAACATTATTAACATTTTTTTTTACATTTTCTATTACCATGGCAACATTAACTATCTCTTCTCCTTCTCTCCAGCAGTCATAGTCAGTCGACATAGCAATCATCCCATAACATATTTCTGCTTCTCTAAAAAGTTTTGCTTCAGGTAATGCTGTCATTCCTATAACACCAGCTCCAATCATTCTATAAAAATTTGATTCTGCCTTTGTTGAGAAAGCTGGCCCTTCCATACAAACATAAGTTTCATTTTTATGAACTCTTAAACCTAAAGATTCTATCTTTTTAGCAATAAATTCTTGAAGTTCAGGACAAAAAGGATTTGCAAAACTGATATGCCCTACAAGCCCATCTTCAAAAAAGGTTGATTCTCTATTTTTGGTTCTATCAAATATTTGAAAAGGTACTACAAAATCTGTTGGTCTTATATCTTCTTTAAGTGAACCTACTGCAGAAATGGCTATCACTTTTTCAACTCCAATATATTTTAATCCCCAAACATTTGCTTTTTGTGGAATATTTGATGGTAAAATAACATGACCTTTGCCATGCCTTGGTAAAAAAGCTATTTTATTTTTTGTTCCTTTAAAATAACCAACTTTAACTTTATCAGACATTAAACCATAAGGAGTATTTATGTTAAGTTCTTTTTCTATAATAAGATCTTCAATATCAGTAATACCTGAACCCCCTATAATTGCATACTTAACTTTATCCATATTACCTCCAAATATTTACGATTTTTTATGATTTATTCAATTTTTATAAAAATTAAAAATTTTTAGTCTAGCTTAAGTAATTTTATTTTTTATTTAACTAAAAGTAAAAAAATATTTTTTATAATTTCAATCAAAAGAATTAAAATAATATAAGAAAAATCAAACATTTTATACTCAGTATTAACAATTTTTTTCATTAAACTTACAATTG is part of the Spirochaetota bacterium genome and harbors:
- the mtnP gene encoding S-methyl-5'-thioadenosine phosphorylase codes for the protein MDKVKYAIIGGSGITDIEDLIIEKELNINTPYGLMSDKVKVGYFKGTKNKIAFLPRHGKGHVILPSNIPQKANVWGLKYIGVEKVIAISAVGSLKEDIRPTDFVVPFQIFDRTKNRESTFFEDGLVGHISFANPFCPELQEFIAKKIESLGLRVHKNETYVCMEGPAFSTKAESNFYRMIGAGVIGMTALPEAKLFREAEICYGMIAMSTDYDCWREGEEIVNVAMVIENVKKNVNNVKVIIREIFKDIPEERNCECVNALQYAVQTSKDYIDRKVYRKLELFLSKYF
- a CDS encoding NAD(P)-dependent oxidoreductase — protein: MLIGITGSTGFIGKNLIQEFIELNNKYKQENKDKEFPYKLILLLRENSNVKNIKNFILNCSEIETRTVDFFNKEDIKKNIKDVDFIIHLAGVTKAKRKIDYYKYNFCLTKNIVDAIFEINLNNINNKNINIDKNNNDYKIIKFIFFSSQSSCGPSKKGSLISEKDIENPISNYGKSKLKAELYIKEKIKDFIILRFPSILGPYDMDGLNLFKMVLKKLIFGIGKNFQFDVIYSKEVTQIIKFFIINFKNFNNKVIHIGYKNPLDFKYFINKVRDLANKKGNYIYINVPIFFVIIFAIIVYFINLFQKNQSIINFEKIIEISKKNWIYNKDLFLNSGYTFQYDIDSMIEETFFWYKSKHLL
- the purB gene encoding adenylosuccinate lyase, translating into MNSFDIFLDPLFSLSPIDGRYREKVNNLREIFSEYGLIKRRIYVEIKWFLFLIENLKIEIKEKDKLNKLISKIDNFSIEDARRIKEIEKITNHDVKAVEYFLKEICQIDENEFIHFCLTSEDINNLSYALMIKDYLREIFIKEIQIIIFKIKELSLKYKDSPMLSKTHGQPATPTTFGKEVSYFLKRIFDSTKNILSIDIYGKINGATGNFAAHFLAYPEIDWIEFTKRFLNSLGISQNIVTKQIEPHDFISRILNEFSILNGVLIDLCRDFWLYISNDYLKLKKVETEVGSSTMPHKVNPIDFENAWGNFEISQNIAQFLSRRLIVSLMQRDLTDSTLLRNLSLVFSYFNIGLSSLIKGLEKIELNEEKTKRDLMENPEVLSEAIQTIMRKNKIKNGYEILKGFTRGRKINFEVLNEFVKTLDINEADRNRLINLYPENYIGLSSSIVDKVVEEIDKNLDLRNLLMNRKF
- the lspA gene encoding signal peptidase II, which translates into the protein MKMYDNRKKLIKIVIIVFLTIFIDQFTKFLIIKNFHLYQSIKIIKNLLYLTYIENRGFLMGFGGQLNDGTIFNGVVIITIIAIAILIGFFIYIYKRNLLNNYLLINFSFLIGGAFGNFIDRLFRKKVIDFIEIKLPTFKFKGFYYSSLPIFNFADLFVTVGIIMLIIYFIFLEHKYEVKGLENDVKSIEEPNVEKIKNENSEYKNKILNEKISGLNSNKDSIDIENLDNNNIGRN
- a CDS encoding RluA family pseudouridine synthase, with translation MKEEIYSFIATDLEEGERVDTVLAIKINKSRSFIKNSIDQLLINDKSCKLSKKLKKGDRIFIRLRYNEISDKIVPQKGNINIIYEDNYFLIVKKEPGIPVHPSAGHYQDTYCNYIMQYLIEKGIYLNDAGIIHRLDKDTEGILLFAKDKYTQEKFRELFKKRKIKKYYFAICYNKSKINLIKNKIYLLEDYISRDKTNRLKFTTKNKEGKFAQLKFKPIFFFDEFFIANIKLITGRTHQIRVQFADRGFPIVGDIIYNSPKDKYYKDYGLLLYSYKIEFLHPLTNNYVSIICRIPDRFKFFLIKNNKKNII